Part of the Caulifigura coniformis genome, ACGATCGTGAGCAGGCTTGTAACCCGCTCACGGCTGACAACGGTGACGACTCCGAATGTCTGTTCTACGGGCACCAGTCAGCCTCCCATCCGGGCCTTAGACGCCTTCTGACGCCAGTCGGTTTGCCGCTGGATGTCCTGAAGGTCGACCGTAGCCGTGTTGATCGTCACACCACCAAAGTTGCTGGTGAACGATGTACTCGTTGTCGTTGCGATGTTCGGCGACTGCCGCTGTCCGCCACTGAGAAGACGGCGGGTGTCAGTCGCGTTGACGATCTGACCGCCGGTGTTCGGGATGAACAGCTCCTGGCCCCTCTCACCGACGATGTACGGAGAGTTCGCCGACACAGGTCCTCCCTGTGCTCGACCGGGAATTCCGCGACCACCTCCAACGCCTCCGACAACTCCGGCCGACATTCCCTGGATTCGCTCCAGACGTTGGATCATTCCGTCGAGTTGAGAGTTCAGCCCGCGAGCTTTCGCCATGTCAGCCTCCTTGAAGATGGTCATTTGCTCGGCCCTGGCAGCCAGCTCCTCCACCGATCGGGTCATCGACTCAAGCACACCGATCTTCCCCTGTGCTCCGGCTGCTGCTTTTTCATTCGCTGCCAGTTCGGCCTTGTCTACGCCGCTCATCCAGCTCTCTGACTGCTTCGCTTCGTTGAGGAAGGCCTGCTGCTTCGCGGGATCGGTTCCCCGATTGGCCCATGTCAGTTGCAGATCCTGCACTGACGAGAACGATCCACGAGCACGGTCAAAGAAGTCACCAGCACGGTCGATGTTCCCCTTCTCGGCGAAACGCTGAGCCTGTGCCAATTGCTCTTCGCCCCTTTGCTTCAACATATCGGCCCTCTGCTTCGCCAGGTCAAACTGAGCCTTTTCCTCAAGCCGCTCGCCCTGCTTGGCGATGGCTTCCTGACGACCGCTCATCCACTGCTGAAACTGACCGCCAAGGGCGTGATTGCTCGGATCGGCTCCGAACATCCGACGAAAGGCGTGGGTTTGTGTGACCCGGTCGTTGTGCTGGGCACGCTCCGTCCGTGTCTGCCACTGGCGGGCGAGGATTGAACCCTGAGCATCGAAGGCCTTCCCGCCGAACGAATCGCCACGCTGATACGCGGCATCGCCGATGGATTCAGCACGCCGCTTCGCGGTCTCCACGAGCTGCCGTTCTATGTCGAGTTGGCGTTCGATGCTGGAGGTCAGTCGCTCCTGTTTCTGTGCTGCGGACTCCAGAGCGTCGACCGTCAGCAATTGGTTCATCAGCCGCCGCTCGCCTAGGGCTACAGCTTCGTTTTCGGTGGCGATCTCATCCCGTCTTGCCGCGATGCGTTGCTGCAGCTTGGCGATCTCGTTTCCGATCTTGTCAGGATCGGCTGCAACACCCGGATCGGATAGCTGCCGTTTGAGGTCCTCGAACCGGCCCATTTTGCTGACGAACTTGTCGACGACCGGACCGGGTGCCCACGATCCCATCGACTTCCACCAATAAGACTCCGTAGCACTCTCGCGGAGTTGCTTCATTCGTTTGAGGAGTTCCAGGTTCTTCTCATCGGCCTCAAGACCAGCCGTGTTACCGGCCCTCTGGCGACGAAAGCGTAGGTCGGCGTCCCGCTGGTCGAGTTCACGGCGATTCGTGGGCACGGAGAAATCCAACGCTTCCTGCCTGAGTTGCTGGCGTGCTGCCGCAAACCTTTCCAGCCGGGTCGATGCCATCGCAATTTGATCGGCCATCTCGCCGGCACCGGAACCGGCCTGTTTGAAGGATTGGTACAAGTCGTATGCACCCTTTGCAGCGACTCCCAGCACCACGGCGATACCTGCGGGTCCGCCGAGTGTTGCACCGAGGAATGCCAAGTTGTTACTCAGCCCTCGAAACCCGGCGTACGAGTAGTCCTCGATCATCTGCTGGCCCTGGAAGATGAACTCGGCACCGCGTCCACGCATGCCACGACGACCGCCGCTCATGCCACCGTTCGCCATCCCGATCGCTGCTGTCATCTCACGCCGGTAAAGTTGTTCGGCGACAGCGACTTCGGCCCGGATGATCGACAGGTTCTTTCCACTGGACTGCTGAGCGATCCGGACACGTTCCGACTGATAGGTCTGCCATGCCTTTTGCGCTCGCGCAATAGCGGCTTCGTTGTCGACCAGCTCGTTTTCACGACTACGGATCGCACCAGCACGAATATCGGCCACCTGATTGAAAGTGCTGTGCCGTTCAATCCGGCGATTCTGCTCAGCACGTCGACGGTCACGGGCGGCGGTTCGCTGATCTTCTTCGCGTTCGTGACGACGCTTGTCGGCTGCGATCTCCCGTTCGCGTTGTTTCTGCTGGCGGGCAATCTCCCGTTCTGCAGAGGTCTGCCGTTTCACGGCCCGGTCTATGTCCCGTTCCCACGAGCGGAAGCCCCCGCCACTGCCCCCGGTCCCCGTGCCGCCGAAGCCCTTCGACGCCTTTTCGAGTGATCGTTCGAGTCGGCCCGACACGCGGTCGAACCGCTTTTCGATGCTGGTCACGAAGCGGTCGATATTCCGCTCCGCCCGAGCCAAGTTCAGTTCAAAGTCGTATTTAAGCTGTTCTGTTGCGATGTTGTTTGACTCCTATAAATGGAGAAAACCCCACCGCCGCATGGCTCGGCGATGGGGCATGGGTTCCCCTGACAACAGGTCAGGGGGCTTTCAAGGATCAGTTAAACGAAGGTCAGATTGTCGAGGGCCTTTGCCTCTTCGGCCATGCAGCCGCTCAGCGTGCTCAGGGCATCGGAAGGATCGAAGCCGGTGTCATCGTCTGCCGACTGAGTGCGATCGAACATCGCCCGCTCATTGAACGCGTAGTCGAGTGGCCCCGTATCGGAGATCCGGAGGTCGACGCCAAGCGATTCCAGGAACTCCGCTGCAGTCTTCACCGGCACAGTTTGGCTACCCTCATGAAAACCCTGAGTGGTAGCGGGGCGGATGACTACATCCACCGAGAAAACTTCGTCGACCGACTGGACTGTGCTCGAATCAAACGAACTGAAGGTGTAGCGGGCGACATGGGACATCCCCACGTCCTTGAGCCTGGCTCCGTGCTTCTCGGCCTTGACGGAGAACGCCACCAGTTCCCGGAGTTCGTCACCTGCCTTGTTGCCGTTGAGGCGAATGTCACCACGGGGGCGACCAAGGTGGTCAACTCGGACGTTCTCGACGACGCCCGCCAGCTCTTGCACCTTCCGGGAAAGGCCCGCGCCTAGGTCGTGGTCGAGGTATACGTGGGTGCCCTCATAGAGCTTCCGGGCACGCTCAGCGCCGCCGAATGCCGAAGCCGGGATAGCCCTGCCGTTGAGGGAGTGAAGCCCGCACAAGAGTACGTTCTTGATGGTCTCCGTCTTCCGGCCCTCATCGGCAATCGTCGCTTCGCAGAGGAAGCCGTCGAACAGCATTT contains:
- a CDS encoding PCRF domain-containing protein, producing MKRQTSAEREIARQQKQREREIAADKRRHEREEDQRTAARDRRRAEQNRRIERHSTFNQVADIRAGAIRSRENELVDNEAAIARAQKAWQTYQSERVRIAQQSSGKNLSIIRAEVAVAEQLYRREMTAAIGMANGGMSGGRRGMRGRGAEFIFQGQQMIEDYSYAGFRGLSNNLAFLGATLGGPAGIAVVLGVAAKGAYDLYQSFKQAGSGAGEMADQIAMASTRLERFAAARQQLRQEALDFSVPTNRRELDQRDADLRFRRQRAGNTAGLEADEKNLELLKRMKQLRESATESYWWKSMGSWAPGPVVDKFVSKMGRFEDLKRQLSDPGVAADPDKIGNEIAKLQQRIAARRDEIATENEAVALGERRLMNQLLTVDALESAAQKQERLTSSIERQLDIERQLVETAKRRAESIGDAAYQRGDSFGGKAFDAQGSILARQWQTRTERAQHNDRVTQTHAFRRMFGADPSNHALGGQFQQWMSGRQEAIAKQGERLEEKAQFDLAKQRADMLKQRGEEQLAQAQRFAEKGNIDRAGDFFDRARGSFSSVQDLQLTWANRGTDPAKQQAFLNEAKQSESWMSGVDKAELAANEKAAAGAQGKIGVLESMTRSVEELAARAEQMTIFKEADMAKARGLNSQLDGMIQRLERIQGMSAGVVGGVGGGRGIPGRAQGGPVSANSPYIVGERGQELFIPNTGGQIVNATDTRRLLSGGQRQSPNIATTTSTSFTSNFGGVTINTATVDLQDIQRQTDWRQKASKARMGG